Proteins from one Melioribacteraceae bacterium 4301-Me genomic window:
- a CDS encoding PEP/pyruvate-binding domain-containing protein, producing the protein MQLSSRFTKEILKTSRYSKFQDFHNLMSFRIRDILLVSSLYDSYIFEEDGRLYELIRQEYQGLSLSHSPELIQVSSGVDAIQMLSEEKRFDLVIVTLHIEDMSALNFAKKVRETGLDIPIVLLGYDNSEMTDLITNKDISIFDKVFIWQGDYRIILGIVKYLEDKYNVENDTKSVGVQSVILIEDNIRFYSSYLPIIYTELLKQSQSLISEGINLSHKFLRMRARPKILLCTNYEEAWKYFEKYEEFVLGVISDVDFERNGKPDSKAGILFAQQVKARQPDIPILLQSTVPENERLATKIGASFLLKDSPTLLEDLKKFMINNFGFGDFVFKTPDGNEVGRASNLTELEQMLKTVPDESILYHASRNHFSNWLKARTEFWLAHQLRPKKVSDFESTAALRQLLIDYLRDFRKARQIGVISDFNKDTFDPTTTFARIGGGSLGGKARGLGFVNNLLSNFDLRYKFKDVKIFVPSGVVIGTEIFDQFLDDNNLREYALRSKYDSELIDKFINAKKFPESVIENLTCFLEIVKEPIAVRSSSLLEDSQGQPFAGVYDTYMLPNNHHELKVRLKQLLNTIKRIYASVYFQKSKDYIRVTSYRLEEEKMAIIIQKVIGSEHNGKFYPEFSGVAKSYNFYPTPPLKSSDGIVSVALGLGKTIVEGGNTVRFCPKYPRHILQYSAIGDILNYTPKEFYAIDMSQNDLDEYYSDDLVTKKFDLMEAYEDGTLNIVGSTYSKDNHVIYDGVARAGTKLFTMAPLLKYNIFPLPQILDILLELGTWGTGSPVEIEFAVNLTVPEGKPKEFGLLQMRPLVISHEIEELELDSYSSKQLLCKSNQVLGHGIIDDIYDIVFVDKDLFERKNSNEVAHEISQFNSKLINENKPYLLIGLGRWGTMDPWLGIPVTWEQINGAKAIIESNFTDFNVTPSQGSHFFQNLTSFKIGYFTVDGFSEDGFIDWNWLKQQPVLENKKYTKHVRLKKALTIKINGHENKGIIVKP; encoded by the coding sequence ATGCAATTAAGTTCACGCTTTACAAAAGAAATATTAAAAACGAGCCGTTATTCTAAATTTCAGGATTTCCATAACTTAATGAGTTTTAGAATTCGTGATATACTGCTCGTTTCGTCCCTTTACGATTCTTACATTTTTGAAGAAGATGGCAGATTATATGAATTAATTCGCCAAGAATATCAAGGGTTAAGTTTAAGTCACTCTCCAGAGCTAATACAAGTTTCAAGCGGCGTGGATGCAATTCAAATGCTGAGTGAAGAAAAAAGATTTGACTTAGTTATTGTTACTTTACACATCGAAGATATGTCGGCACTTAACTTTGCAAAAAAAGTTAGAGAAACAGGTTTAGATATTCCAATAGTTTTGCTTGGTTACGATAATAGTGAAATGACAGATTTAATTACTAATAAAGATATTTCAATTTTTGACAAAGTTTTTATCTGGCAAGGTGATTACAGAATTATTCTTGGTATTGTTAAATACTTAGAAGATAAGTATAACGTTGAAAACGATACGAAAAGTGTTGGCGTCCAATCAGTAATTCTTATTGAAGATAACATTCGCTTTTATTCTTCTTACTTGCCAATTATTTATACTGAGCTTTTGAAGCAGTCTCAAAGTTTAATTTCAGAGGGGATAAATCTTTCGCATAAATTTTTGAGGATGCGAGCGCGTCCTAAAATTTTATTGTGTACAAATTATGAAGAAGCTTGGAAATATTTTGAAAAATATGAAGAATTTGTTCTTGGTGTAATTTCTGATGTGGATTTTGAGAGAAACGGAAAACCTGATTCCAAAGCCGGGATATTATTTGCACAGCAAGTAAAAGCCCGTCAGCCAGATATCCCTATTCTACTTCAATCTACTGTACCCGAAAATGAAAGGTTAGCTACTAAAATAGGTGCATCGTTCCTGCTAAAAGATTCTCCCACTCTTTTAGAAGATTTGAAGAAATTCATGATTAACAATTTTGGCTTTGGTGATTTTGTCTTTAAAACACCGGACGGCAATGAAGTGGGACGCGCTTCAAATCTTACTGAATTGGAACAAATGTTAAAAACTGTACCAGATGAAAGTATATTGTATCATGCCTCACGGAATCACTTTTCAAATTGGCTTAAGGCAAGAACAGAATTTTGGCTTGCTCATCAACTTCGACCTAAAAAAGTCAGCGATTTTGAATCAACAGCAGCATTGCGTCAACTATTGATTGATTATTTGAGAGATTTTAGAAAAGCAAGACAAATAGGTGTAATCTCAGATTTTAACAAAGATACTTTTGATCCAACAACAACATTTGCACGTATTGGCGGTGGTTCTCTTGGTGGTAAAGCTCGCGGTTTGGGCTTTGTAAATAATTTACTTAGCAATTTTGACTTGAGATATAAATTCAAAGATGTGAAAATTTTTGTCCCTTCTGGAGTGGTTATCGGCACAGAAATATTTGATCAATTTTTAGATGATAATAACTTACGCGAATATGCATTGCGTTCAAAATATGATAGCGAATTAATTGACAAATTTATTAATGCAAAAAAATTTCCTGAATCGGTTATAGAAAATCTTACCTGCTTCTTAGAAATAGTTAAAGAACCAATAGCTGTAAGGTCATCGAGTTTACTGGAAGACTCACAAGGGCAGCCATTCGCCGGCGTCTATGATACTTATATGCTTCCTAATAACCATCATGAATTAAAAGTTAGATTGAAACAACTGCTTAATACAATAAAAAGAATTTATGCCTCAGTATATTTTCAAAAATCTAAAGACTATATAAGAGTAACTTCATACCGTTTAGAAGAAGAAAAAATGGCTATCATCATACAAAAAGTAATTGGTTCTGAACACAATGGGAAATTTTATCCTGAGTTTTCTGGAGTCGCAAAATCGTATAATTTTTACCCAACACCGCCATTAAAATCATCAGATGGAATTGTTTCTGTTGCACTTGGTTTAGGTAAAACAATAGTCGAAGGTGGAAACACAGTAAGATTTTGCCCAAAGTACCCACGCCATATTTTACAATATTCAGCTATTGGAGATATTTTGAATTACACACCAAAAGAATTTTATGCTATTGATATGAGCCAAAATGACTTAGACGAATACTACTCTGATGACTTAGTTACAAAAAAATTTGATTTGATGGAAGCTTACGAAGATGGTACTCTAAACATTGTTGGTTCTACCTATTCGAAAGATAATCACGTTATATACGATGGCGTTGCAAGAGCTGGTACAAAACTTTTCACAATGGCTCCTTTATTAAAATATAATATATTTCCACTACCACAAATTTTGGATATTCTTCTAGAACTTGGAACTTGGGGTACTGGTTCGCCCGTAGAAATTGAATTTGCTGTTAACTTAACAGTACCCGAAGGAAAACCAAAAGAATTTGGCCTGCTTCAGATGAGGCCACTTGTTATTAGCCACGAAATCGAAGAGCTTGAACTAGATAGTTATTCTTCGAAACAATTGTTATGTAAAAGCAATCAAGTACTTGGTCATGGAATTATAGATGATATTTATGATATTGTTTTTGTAGATAAAGACCTATTCGAAAGAAAAAATTCTAACGAAGTAGCACACGAAATTTCACAGTTTAATTCTAAGCTAATAAATGAAAATAAACCTTACTTGTTGATAGGACTGGGGCGATGGGGAACAATGGACCCTTGGCTTGGTATTCCAGTTACTTGGGAACAAATAAATGGAGCAAAAGCAATTATTGAATCGAACTTTACCGATTTTAATGTAACCCCTTCTCAAGGTTCTCACTTTTTTCAAAATTTAACATCTTTCAAAATTGGTTATTTTACTGTAGATGGCTTTAGTGAAGATGGATTCATTGATTGGAATTGGCTTAAACAACAACCTGTCTTAGAAAATAAAAAATACACTAAGCATGTTAGATTAAAAAAAGCATTGACTATTAAAATTAATGGTCACGAGAACAAGGGAATAATTGTTAAACCGTAA
- a CDS encoding matrixin family metalloprotease → MLSFTKSRFTGKRTYISILVILIISSSLMYGQRIFRPIDPNNGGARYGKSPYSGPPFLCFGSTSYQYHIAHSQYNNFISDVNAAFTSWNNAGQVQFSRTTSAGLTLTAQAQDYNSWGPAWSYPSWNGSTYELTPSSASIVLNTNVTWRNDQQHLNANPPILDVQSMVVHEAGHIHGLAHPLTDSYAHDATAPTMAGGDNAYFDNTLDVRSLETEDIYGTQFLQLRVPSLYSSLNNAMSVASAIGMGYVYVDGSCTLTGNISIPSGVTLTLLPAANVNFNGYYIEPTGGTFNIQNGSTVYLTNGGSKYYGLFTS, encoded by the coding sequence ATGTTGAGTTTTACAAAATCCCGTTTTACAGGGAAACGGACATACATTTCTATTCTTGTAATTCTTATTATTTCTTCATCTTTGATGTACGGACAAAGAATCTTTCGGCCAATTGATCCTAATAATGGTGGTGCCAGATATGGAAAGTCCCCTTATTCCGGTCCGCCGTTTTTATGTTTTGGTTCTACTTCATATCAATATCACATAGCTCATTCCCAGTATAATAATTTCATATCCGATGTTAATGCAGCATTTACAAGCTGGAATAATGCAGGGCAAGTACAATTCTCAAGGACAACTTCGGCCGGGTTAACTCTTACTGCCCAAGCTCAGGATTATAATAGTTGGGGACCGGCATGGAGCTATCCATCGTGGAATGGGAGTACATACGAATTGACACCGTCAAGCGCTTCGATTGTGTTAAACACAAATGTTACCTGGAGAAATGATCAACAACATTTGAATGCCAATCCACCAATCCTCGATGTTCAATCAATGGTTGTGCATGAAGCCGGTCATATTCATGGCTTGGCTCATCCTCTTACAGATTCTTACGCACACGATGCTACTGCCCCAACAATGGCTGGCGGAGACAACGCATATTTTGATAATACTCTTGATGTCAGAAGTTTAGAAACAGAAGATATATACGGAACACAGTTCTTACAATTGAGAGTTCCAAGCCTTTATTCGTCATTGAATAATGCGATGAGCGTTGCCAGCGCAATAGGTATGGGATATGTTTATGTTGATGGCTCATGTACGCTTACTGGAAATATTTCAATTCCATCTGGCGTAACTCTTACACTTCTGCCAGCTGCAAATGTGAATTTCAATGGTTATTATATTGAACCAACCGGTGGGACATTTAATATTCAAAACGGATCTACCGTGTATTTAACTAATGGGGGCAGCAAATACTACGGATTGTTTACTTCA
- a CDS encoding aminotransferase class I/II-fold pyridoxal phosphate-dependent enzyme: MPLKEIKPAKRTENITYAVRDIVVVANEVARTGKQMLYLNIGDPNLFDWEPPKHLIEETYKAMKKNYNGYAPSSGIKQAIEAIEKEAEKKGIKNVQDIFVTTGASEAIDICLTALVNEGENVLTPTPGYPLYTAIQSKLQTMENPYYLDENNGWQPNIDDIKNKINEKTRAIILINPNNPTGANSSPGTLKQIIELALEHNLVIFSDEIYDKLLMDGKKHTSIASLNSDVPVITFGGLSKNYMVPGFRIGWGIVSGDKTILKNYIEAINKLLRARLSANHPEQYAIAPALLGDQSHLEIAMKKLTSRRNLTVEMMNAVPGISCVEPEGAFYAFPSLHNVNNDAHWATELIKEKGVVIVPGSGFGQVPGTNHFRIVFLPPEEILEKAYKAIAEFHERYVEKFVNAEIR; this comes from the coding sequence ATGCCATTAAAAGAAATTAAGCCAGCCAAAAGAACAGAAAATATTACTTATGCTGTGAGAGATATTGTAGTTGTTGCAAATGAGGTTGCAAGAACTGGTAAACAAATGTTGTACTTAAACATAGGTGATCCAAACTTATTTGATTGGGAGCCACCTAAACATTTAATTGAAGAGACATACAAAGCAATGAAGAAAAACTATAATGGCTATGCACCATCGTCGGGTATTAAACAAGCAATAGAAGCAATTGAAAAAGAGGCTGAGAAAAAAGGTATAAAAAATGTACAAGATATTTTTGTTACTACTGGTGCAAGCGAAGCAATTGATATTTGTTTAACAGCTCTCGTTAACGAAGGTGAAAATGTTTTAACACCTACTCCTGGTTACCCGCTTTATACTGCTATTCAAAGTAAATTGCAAACTATGGAAAATCCATATTATTTGGATGAAAACAACGGTTGGCAACCAAATATAGACGATATTAAAAATAAGATTAACGAAAAAACTCGTGCTATAATTTTAATTAATCCTAATAATCCAACAGGAGCAAATTCTTCCCCTGGAACACTAAAACAAATTATTGAATTAGCTCTTGAACATAACCTTGTAATTTTTTCAGATGAGATTTACGATAAACTTTTAATGGATGGTAAAAAGCATACTTCAATTGCTTCTCTTAATTCTGATGTGCCTGTAATTACGTTTGGGGGCTTGTCAAAAAATTATATGGTGCCGGGATTTAGGATAGGTTGGGGGATAGTAAGTGGTGATAAAACTATTTTAAAAAATTATATTGAAGCTATTAACAAACTTTTAAGAGCACGTTTATCTGCGAATCATCCTGAACAATATGCAATAGCACCCGCTTTGTTAGGCGACCAATCACACTTGGAAATAGCAATGAAAAAATTAACAAGCAGAAGAAATCTTACTGTTGAAATGATGAACGCTGTACCAGGTATTTCATGCGTAGAGCCAGAAGGTGCTTTTTATGCTTTTCCAAGTTTGCATAATGTAAATAACGATGCTCATTGGGCAACTGAATTGATAAAAGAAAAAGGAGTGGTGATTGTTCCAGGCAGCGGCTTTGGTCAAGTACCGGGTACTAATCATTTCAGAATTGTTTTTCTGCCCCCAGAAGAAATCCTTGAAAAAGCATATAAAGCAATAGCTGAGTTTCATGAAAGATATGTTGAAAAGTTCGTCAATGCTGAAATTAGATAA
- the trpA gene encoding tryptophan synthase subunit alpha — translation MTKISEFIQKINQSNKKALSIFLTAGFPSKENFVDIALSIVENGADMLEIGIPFSDPLADGPTIQFSSQMSLKNGVSLKDVFNYCEKIKSKTEKPLILMGYANPILKFGIKNFCNNALHSGVSGLIVPDVPLEEYESFYDNEFKNFEKILLTTPTSSDKRIQEIDQKSEGFVYCVSVTGTTGTRNNFDENVITNLKRTYSLVSKNKMLIGFGISKPDDIKKFSPYCDGVIVGSAVIKKLRETEDIKEVVNFVKSLHDAC, via the coding sequence ATGACAAAAATTTCCGAATTCATTCAAAAAATAAATCAATCAAACAAAAAAGCATTATCAATTTTTTTGACAGCAGGATTCCCTTCTAAAGAGAATTTTGTTGATATTGCATTGTCTATAGTTGAAAATGGCGCAGATATGCTTGAGATTGGAATTCCGTTTTCGGACCCATTAGCAGATGGACCAACAATTCAATTTTCATCCCAAATGTCACTAAAAAATGGCGTTTCATTAAAAGATGTTTTTAATTACTGTGAAAAGATTAAATCAAAAACAGAAAAACCTCTAATACTTATGGGCTATGCAAATCCAATTCTTAAATTTGGAATAAAAAATTTTTGCAACAACGCTTTACATAGTGGTGTGAGTGGATTAATAGTTCCCGATGTTCCCCTAGAAGAATATGAATCCTTTTATGACAACGAATTTAAAAATTTCGAAAAAATACTCTTGACAACCCCTACTTCTTCAGATAAAAGAATTCAAGAAATTGACCAGAAAAGCGAAGGGTTCGTTTACTGCGTAAGTGTTACGGGCACTACAGGGACAAGGAACAACTTCGATGAAAATGTAATCACAAATCTTAAACGAACATACTCTCTTGTTTCAAAAAATAAAATGTTGATTGGTTTTGGAATTTCTAAACCAGATGATATAAAAAAGTTTTCGCCTTATTGTGATGGAGTAATTGTTGGCAGCGCTGTAATAAAAAAATTAAGGGAAACCGAAGATATTAAAGAGGTTGTCAATTTTGTGAAATCTTTACATGATGCTTGTTGA
- a CDS encoding YncE family protein — protein sequence MIAKSFVLFNLILISAITFGCNSSPTEPGTTENKMYVYSNYGKTFYLLDYKTFEVVKEINLSIPDTITINGMILSTDRKHLFLKVEGQYPSPPFGFAVYNIEGENLENIFFTDFKDAEPAYFIAAQNKTEPGLIYVRFRDFGTYSIDLYEQKIQDFISGEHDFVLDERIYPAIGDEWDVIHKHWSGDIKGSFSELEFYLTNSGLHNLQFTLNKNNQDSISIYDFKLSKDNRLFITYQLSDGHSRNIESYFGIYNLETKQLYRSSLKFPWSLSGYFLGYSINRNEVYSIGSDGRFYIIDTNTYIIKDTINLGVSGEQSPIIISPDDNFAFVAYPSSNSIFVIDLNNRKVIKTISVKEPYNMIIP from the coding sequence ATGATTGCAAAGAGTTTTGTATTGTTCAATTTGATTTTAATTTCTGCTATAACCTTTGGCTGTAATAGTTCGCCTACTGAACCCGGTACAACCGAAAACAAAATGTATGTTTATTCCAACTACGGTAAAACATTTTACTTATTAGATTATAAAACGTTTGAGGTTGTTAAGGAAATTAATTTAAGTATACCAGATACTATTACGATTAATGGAATGATTCTATCGACTGATAGAAAACATCTTTTTTTAAAAGTAGAAGGACAGTATCCCTCACCACCTTTTGGGTTTGCAGTTTACAATATTGAAGGGGAAAATTTAGAAAATATCTTTTTTACTGATTTTAAGGATGCAGAACCCGCATATTTTATAGCTGCACAAAATAAAACAGAACCGGGACTTATATATGTTCGTTTCAGGGATTTTGGTACATATTCGATAGACTTATATGAGCAAAAAATACAGGACTTCATTTCAGGAGAACATGATTTCGTTTTGGATGAAAGAATATACCCAGCTATAGGAGATGAGTGGGATGTTATTCATAAGCACTGGAGCGGAGATATAAAAGGTAGTTTTTCAGAGCTAGAATTTTATTTAACTAATTCGGGGCTACATAACCTACAATTCACTTTAAATAAAAATAATCAAGATAGTATTTCAATATATGATTTTAAATTGTCAAAAGACAATCGACTATTTATTACCTATCAGTTATCAGACGGACACAGTCGAAACATAGAAAGTTATTTTGGGATTTATAATTTAGAGACAAAACAATTATATCGTTCTTCATTAAAATTTCCCTGGAGCTTAAGTGGCTATTTCCTCGGTTATAGTATCAACCGTAATGAAGTTTATTCAATTGGAAGCGATGGTCGTTTTTATATCATTGATACAAATACATATATTATTAAAGACACTATCAATTTAGGAGTTAGTGGAGAACAATCTCCGATTATAATTTCGCCTGATGATAATTTTGCATTTGTTGCGTACCCCAGCAGTAATTCCATTTTTGTAATTGACTTAAACAACAGAAAAGTAATAAAAACAATCTCAGTTAAAGAACCATATAATATGATTATTCCATAA
- the trpB gene encoding tryptophan synthase subunit beta has product MNTQSVYNFPDINGKFGIYGGKFVPETLISALDDLEKTYLELKNNNEFQNELSSLQKEYNGRPTPLTFAKRLTEYFGKAKIYLKREDLCHTGAHKLNNALGQILLAKKLGKTRIIAETGAGQHGVATATVCAKFGLKCVVYMGEVDIERQKLNVFRMKMLSAEVVPVTSGSRTLKDATNEAIRDWVTNVANTHYIIGSVVGPHPYPMIVRDFQSIIGIETKEQILNYERKLPNYILACVGGGSNAMGIFYPFVNDKNVNLIGVEAAGYGLDSGKHCATLTLGEPGIFQGMKTYLLQDENGQVSEVHSISAGLDYPGVGPEHSLLKDIKRVKYFSVTDDEALEATILLSKLEGILPALETAHAVAYLNKLMPETSKDEIVVVNISGRGDKDLNTIINQIGDKIL; this is encoded by the coding sequence TTACCTCGAACTAAAAAATAATAATGAATTTCAAAATGAACTTAGTTCACTTCAAAAGGAATATAATGGCAGACCTACACCTTTAACTTTTGCAAAACGACTTACAGAATATTTTGGCAAGGCAAAAATTTATTTGAAACGCGAAGACCTTTGTCACACCGGCGCACACAAATTAAATAATGCACTTGGACAAATTTTACTTGCAAAAAAATTAGGTAAAACTAGAATTATTGCCGAAACTGGTGCAGGTCAACATGGAGTTGCAACTGCAACTGTTTGCGCTAAATTTGGTTTGAAATGTGTCGTTTACATGGGCGAAGTTGATATTGAACGACAAAAATTAAACGTATTCAGGATGAAAATGCTCAGCGCTGAAGTTGTACCTGTTACTTCAGGCAGTAGAACATTAAAAGATGCCACAAACGAAGCAATCCGCGATTGGGTTACAAATGTTGCAAATACACATTACATTATTGGCTCTGTCGTTGGTCCTCATCCTTATCCAATGATTGTACGTGATTTCCAATCTATAATTGGAATTGAAACAAAAGAACAGATATTAAATTATGAAAGGAAACTTCCCAATTATATTCTGGCTTGTGTTGGCGGCGGTTCAAATGCTATGGGAATTTTTTATCCATTTGTCAACGACAAAAATGTAAATCTAATTGGTGTTGAGGCGGCAGGTTACGGGCTAGATTCAGGTAAACACTGCGCTACTTTAACTTTGGGCGAACCTGGAATTTTCCAAGGTATGAAGACTTATTTACTTCAAGATGAAAACGGACAGGTTTCAGAAGTTCATTCAATTTCTGCTGGTTTAGATTATCCAGGTGTAGGTCCCGAACATAGTTTACTAAAAGACATTAAACGCGTAAAATATTTTTCAGTAACAGATGATGAAGCACTTGAAGCAACAATTTTGCTTTCCAAACTTGAAGGTATTCTACCTGCACTTGAAACTGCTCACGCCGTTGCTTATTTGAATAAATTAATGCCAGAGACCAGTAAAGATGAAATTGTTGTTGTAAACATCAGTGGAAGGGGCGATAAAGATTTAAACACGATTATTAATCAAATTGGTGATAAAATTTTATGA